In Anopheles gambiae chromosome 2, idAnoGambNW_F1_1, whole genome shotgun sequence, a single window of DNA contains:
- the LOC3290246 gene encoding cuticle protein 8, translating to MARKGKMNLFPTAACMWLVAHLCALLTAGDHLVEFVSNYQQNAEIDYSFRYYIDHPPSGVSFDHWENRKGDHVHGGYGVLEPGGFVRTVHYEVDGDSGFRTVIKTTAPGSSQQYNIHTGGKRTPPPQPLWNTKPVAFVQGVHKS from the exons ATGAACCTGTTTCCAACGGCTGCCTGTATGTGGCTCGTGGCACACCTCTGCGCCCTGCTGACAGCCGGCGATCACTTGGTCGAGTTCGTGTCGAATTACCAACAGAATGCTGAG ATTGATTACTCGTTTCGGTATTACATCGATCATCCGCCTTCCGGGGTGTCGTTCGATCACTGGGAGAATCGAAAGGGTGACCACGTGCACGGCGGTTACGGTGTGCTGGAGCCGGGCGGATTCGTACGCACCGTACACTACGAGGTCGACGGCGATAGTGGCTTTCGGACGGTTATCAAAACAACTGCGCCAG GAAGCTCTCAGCAGTACAACATACACACCGGAGGAAAAAGGACGCCTCCTCCGCAGCCACTTTGGAACACCAAACCGGTCGCCTTCGTGCAGGGCGTCCATAAATCGTAG